DNA from Babylonia areolata isolate BAREFJ2019XMU chromosome 32, ASM4173473v1, whole genome shotgun sequence:
TCTCTTCACTACTACAAGTGTAGTtctggacacatccacacacatatctcttcacctctacacgtgtagttctggacacatccacacacatatctcttcaCTACTACACGTGTAGAtctggacacatccacacacatatctcttcacctctacacgtgtagttctggacacatccacacacatatctcttcaGTACTACACGTGTAGTtctggacacatccacacacatatctcttcacctctacacgtgtagttctggacacatccacacacatatctcttcacctctacacgtatagttctggacacatccacacacatatttcTTCACTACTACACGTGTAGTtctggacacatccacacacttatctcttcacctctacacgtgtagttctggacacatccacacacatatttcTTCACTACAACACGTGTAGTtctggacacatccacacacaaatctcttcacctctacacgtgtagttctggacacatccacacacaaatctcttcacctctacacgtgtagttctggacacatccacacacatatctcttcaGTACTACACGTGTAGTtctggacacatccacacacatatctcttcaCTACTACACGTGTAGTtctggacacatccacacacatatctcttcaCTACTACACGTGTAGTTctggacacatcaacacacctatCTCTTCACTACTACAAGTGTAGTTctggacacatcaacacacatatctCTTCACTACTACACGTGTAGTtctggacacatccacacacacatctcttcactACTACACGTGTAGGtctggacacatccacacacatatctcttcaCTACACGTGTAGTTctggacacatcaacacacatatttCTTCACTACTACACGTGTAGTTCtggacatatccacacacacacatctctttacTACATGTATaggtctggacacacacacacacacacacacacacacacacacacacacacacacacacacacacacctctctacacGTGTAGTtctggacacatccacacacatatctcttcaCTCTACACGTGTAGTtctggacacatccacacacatatctcttcaCCCTACACGTATAGTtctggacacatccacacacatatttcTTCACTACTACACGTGTAGTtctggacacatccacacacatatctcttcacctctacacgtGTAGAtctggacacatccacacacatatctcttcacctctacacgtGTAGGtctggacacatccacacacatatctcttcaCTACTACACGTGTAGTtctggacacatccacacacatatctcttcaCTACTACACGTGTAGTtctggacacatccacacacacacatctctttacTACATGTATaggtctggacacacacacacacacacacacacacacacctctacacgtgtagttctggacacatccacacacatatctcttcacctctacacgtGTAATtctggacacatccacacacatatctcttcaCTACTACACATGTAGGtctggacacatccacacacatatctcttcaCTCTACACGTATAGTtctggacacatccacacacatatctcttcaCCCTGCTCGTATAGTtctggacacatccacacacatatttcTTCACTACTACACGTGTAGTtctggacacatccacacacttatCTCTTCACTCTACACGTGTAGTTctggacacatccacacagaTATCTCTTCAGTACTACACGTATAGTtctggacacatccacacacttatCTCTTCACTCTACACGTGTAGTtctggacacatccacacacttatctcttcacctctacacgtgtagttctggacacatccacacacatatctcttcaCCTCTATACGTGTAGTtctggacacatccacacacatatctcttcacctctacacgtgtagttctggacacatccacacacatatctcttcacctctacacgtgtagttctggacacatccacacacatatctcttcaCTACAACACGTGTAGTTctggacacatcaacacacatatctCTTCACTACAACACGTGTAGTtctggacacatccacacacacacatctctttacTACATGTATaggtctggacacacacacacacacacacacacacacacacacacacctctctacacGTGTAGTtctggacacatccacacacatatctcttcacctctacacgtgtagttctggacacatccacacacatatctcttcaCTACTACACGTGTAGTtctggacacatccacacacatatctcttcaCCACTACACATGTAGGTacaagaaggtctgcacataatgttgacgtgggagattgggaaaatctccaccctttccccaccaggcgccgttcccgagattcgaacccgggaccctcagattgaaattccaaagctttaaccactgggctattgcgcccatccacTACAAGCTGTGAATTTCAATgctcagtgaagaaaagaaaatagcggTAACTCACTGTGTTGGTGGAGTTGCAGCCCCAACGACACATGGTGTAGCAACGAGGTgacaggtcttcacacacacacctccaaccagCTGGTCAACGTCAGTCCAAACTTCTGGTCACtcgatcatgcacacacacacaaacacaccggcacgcacacgtgcggacgcacacacacaaacacacacatacgcctgcgcacgtacacatacacgcacgcacgcacgtgcacgcacacgaacacacacacacacacacacactcacagtcacacatacacaaacacacacacacacacacgcacacacacacacacacacacacacacacacacacacacacacacacacacacaaagtcagaaaACGAACTCTAACGAAAGAAAATACAACATCACACaaatgacatgtgtgtgtgtgtgtgtgtgtgtgtgtgtgtgtgtgtgtgtgtgtgtgtgtgtgtgtgtgtgtgtgtgtgtgtgtgtgtgtgtgtgtgtgtgtgtgtgtgtgtgtgtgtgtgtgtgtgtgtgtgtgtgtgtgtgtgtcgcgcgcttCTGTGCACGCGCGGTGACTCGATCACCAATAACTGTCGGCTGATTGAAAATGACACCGCCATGGTCAGTTTTACCTGAACGATGACCACACGGAGCTCTGACTGAGCGGGCAGCCTTTTGGCCtggatatctaaaaaaaaaaaaaaaaaaagaaatctgtccACTCAAAACACAATCCTAACATTGCAACACGATCACTAAGAGCGACACGCTCACGCCTCAGATTAACAAGAGTTATTCCACGCAACATAACCACTATACCCACATAAATAGACAACACACATGCTGTTTACCTACCTCTCAGTCAATGGCGAAACTGCACATTGAAATCTATTTATATGCCCGTGGGTTAGGCTGTCATTCCCCACTTGTGTTAGTTGAAAAACCTTCGATATTCAAAGACCCTGGCTTGAAAATGACAGTCCTTCGTAGTCGAGCGTATAATGGAGTCGATGAGTGTGGTTGCTAAGCTAcgagttgtttttgtctgtcgttTTTATCTGTGAGACTGATTCGGGTGACGACCTGAAAGCAGAATGGCTGATAGTGAAGTGAGAGGCTTCTTTAGACATGTCTCCACACTACGTCACTGTgagtcctggtgtgtgtgtgtgtgtgtgtgtgtgtgtgtgtgtgtgtgtgtgtgtgtgggcgcgcgcgtgtgattaatactgaaagtgtgtgtgtgtgtgtgtgtgtgtgtgtgtgtgcgtgcgcgtgtacgtatgtgtgtgagcaCGGCGCGCGCCTGGGTGCATATATTTGCGTGTgttacagtgtttgtgtgtgtatgcacacgtatgcgtgggagtgtgtgtgtgtgagaacgttcattattattagtgtgagCGACTGTTACCTGTTGGTGGTGAAGCGGTGCGTACGAAATTGCACTTTTTGTATGTCTACAATTTTAAGgacaatgggacacacacacacacacacaacacacaacacacacacactctctctctctctcacacacacgcacacacacacacacacacgcgcgcgcgcgcgcgcgcacacacacacacacacacacacactctcacacacacacactctctctctcacacacgcactctctctctctctctctcacacacacacacagagcacacacacactctctctctctcacacacacgcactctctctctctgtctctctctctctctcacacacacacacagagcacacacacacactctctctctctcacacacacacacaaaggggtgggttggggtgggggtgttagcgTTGAACAATTATTAtcaccttttttgttgttctatGCTTGAACGGCTACAAAGGAGCAAATGAGACATGGGGGTGAACAGTCTTTTCTGGACTGCATGATAGCAATAACAGTGGGTACATTgcagtgttctttctttctttctttgtctttccactGTAGAAatgacatagaatagaatagaatagaatagaatagaataggtctttattaccaagtgtaccggagtcacaagaaatattggggagcagagagagagagagagagagagagagagagagagagagagagagagagagaacaaacaccaCCAAGACACAGCCCAATATTCATGTTAATTTTTATTGAATACATACACAGTGAAAATAACAAAATGTGTTCATGTCATTTGATGTGTAAGCTTGCTGATTTCCGTTGTATACACAAAAGTGAATAAAAAACTGTAAGTAAAAACAACTataagtacatacacacatacaaatttaGGGCCCCAAAAATGATGcgaaagtaattaaaaaaaagaaaaagaaaaaaaaggacagcatGAAAAAGGAGTTAATGACATTTGGGTGAACAATAATCATAGGAAATTATCACCGTTACATGTTCCAGCACACAATTTTTCATTACTCCACACGGCAGCACCAGTTCAATTCCCCTGTGCTCCATTCACGAACACAGCAGTACGTTGAACTACACCATCAATGACCAACATCAACATGATATGCTACATTAATGACCGCCACTGACCATTCTTTCAGTGTTAAAAATATATAGCGAAACGTTATGAATACCaatgtttacatacatgtttaCACCGATTTTTCATTTTTAACCGAaaagaaacgacaacaaaaaccaaatacaacaacaacggcaacaataaaacaaaaaatggggaAAATATAGACTTTCGgtttgaatttcacacaagaaACATTACATAAAAGTCGTTCAAAACTGAGTTGTTCTATATGCTTTTAATATCTTCTTTCGGTATTACATTTTCGACACATGCAATGATtattgctacccccccccctccaaaaaaccccAGACATTACAAATTGGGACCGAAGAAAATACACATGATTAAAGCGATCAGTCGGCACCACGAAAACTTCGACAAACACTCCCCTCAGTCCAACGGCAGGAATCAACATCCACGTAAGAACCAATGTCCCTGATAACCATTCACTGCCTTTTATTACAAGTAACAACATCTgtcggcagacacacacacacacagaggcagacaaacacacacacacacacacacacacacacacagaggcagacaaacacacacacacacacacagaggcagacaaacacacacacacacacacagaggcagacaaacacacacacacacacacacacacacacacaggcagacaaccacacacacacacacacacacacacacagaggcagacaaacacacacacacacacacacacagaggcagacaaacacacacacacacacacacacacacacacaggcagacaaccacacacacacacacacatacaaactcaaacccaaacacacacacacagaggcagacaaacacacacacacacacacacacacagaggcagacaaacacacacacacacacacacacacacagaggcagacaaacacacacacacacacacacacacacacagaggcagacaaacacacacacacacacacacacacacacacagaggcagacaaacacacacacacacacacacacacacacagaggcagacacacacacacacacacacacacacacacacacacacacacacacacacagaggcagacaaacacacacacacacacacacacagaggcagacaaacacacacacacacacacacacacacacacaggcagacaaccacacacacacacacacatacaaactcaaacccaaacacacacacacagaggcagacaaacacacacacacacacacacacagaggcagacaaacacacacacacacacacacacacacacacacacagaggcagacaaacacacacacacacacacacagaggcagacaaacacacacacacacacacacacacacacacacacacagaggcagacaaacacacacacacacacacacacagaggcagacaaacacacacacacacacacacacacacacacacacacacacacacacacacagaggcagacaaacacacacacacacagacatacacacacagacacatacacacaaacacacaacccacccacccacacaaacaccacacacacacaaccagacagacagacagacacacacacacacataacacacatagagaggcagacaaacacacacacacacagacatacacacacagacacacacacaaacacacaaacacaccacccacccacccacacaaacaacacacacacacaaccaggcagacagacagacagacagacacacacataacacacatagagaggcagacaaacacacacacacacacacagaggcagacaaacacacacacacacacacacacacacacacacacacacacacacacacacacacacacacaggcagacaaacacacaccgtctaaaaacacttatagtgaacagacgttaaactgaagataaaacaaacacacacacacacacacacacacacacacatacagaggcagacgaacacacacacacacacacacagatgcagacaaacacacacacggacaaacacacacacacacacacagaggcagacaaacaaacacacacacacacacacacacatagagacaaacacacacacacacacacacacacacacacacacacacacacacacacacagaggcagacaaacattcacacacataagtgactgagaacgttgatgtttttgactttttgcattcattatcagttgtttcgcttgtcagtttaacgacttctcttttacgaagtcctttaagtaatttcctgtaactgtatttagaatttgttttctttttttcaaaattcacccacatttcaccctcatttgcccagtttcccccaaccctccattcattcacatctcccaccccttctaaccgataatactcaaatgtattcataaatactttaacaaaatgtcttcaatcaccgatatgtgtgacggcacattaaacaaaattcctccactcacacacagacacacacacagacacacacacagacaacgcctTAACATCAAGGCACAGCTATTCAGGGTCAACATATAACCTTTGGCctgatgatgagggtggggtggggtgggactgtACCTGTCATGCATTGTGATACAGTTTGTCTTGGCACATGGAGTACAGATACagaacgtgaaaaaaaaacaatcaccacagagagagagacagacagacagacagagacagatgggcagagacagagacacacacagacagaaagagacagagacagagagagacagctgttTGGGGACTGATTCAAAGGTGTGGATTATCAACCTCAAAGAGCTCAATCCTAACCATTTCGGTTCTACGTCCTGCTGATACCACCTTGAACAGAAATCCTGACAAAACAAATCATCATTCTTCATCCATTAAACATACATGAGTGTGAATGTCTGGTGTGAAGTCGCTTCGATTTTTTACCGTACAAGTTTCGGTCCTATATAAATAcatttactatcattattatcatcattaaaaaaatacATTATCATGTATTTCTGGTGAAATTATAAGCAAAGACCTCGATTTTTGTGCATGGACGAATCGACAATCTAAGCGTAttggtgtgtgtaagtgagtgcaacaacataatcatgatcatgtcattttctctgcagataTACACAGACTGACATGCTGTCAAAATTTTTCTATCGCCCATAAACAGATAATTAAATAAGTACAGTGTCAATGTTATATTGCTGACACGAGGCAaagttttcgtgtgttttttcaaAGTAAATCAGAGACTCattacaccaacaacacaccaaccaccaaaTGAAAAGAAAGACTAACGAACAAGTCCTCAAGAACCTGATAATGATAAATGTGCAGAAACAATTCGCTTTGGGgtgaatgataataatcatactgGAATGGAATGTACGAAATTCAACCACAGCCTAAAAAACAGCTGGTTTTGATATCAACAGATCATAATTTCAACTGACAAGATGACAGTATATTTTAACGAATATTGATAAATCATCTTcggaaaatgcaaaaaaaatcagtaatgaCATACAAGATTCTTTTCCAGAAGAATGTGAGCGACACTTAGGTAGGGCAGAACACGACACAACTCGATATAAGTGTCTTCaccaaaacaacaagacaacacaaacgATGATGAAATGAACAGGAGACAGTAAATCATCTGATAACAAAGACGCAGAGAGGAGGGAAGTTGCATCATCTCAACTGAACAGATATTGCATGAGCTTCCTCAACTATTGTAGACGATATTAAAGGAATTCTCCCAGCTTTAGTAGATGATGAAGAGGGGACTCTCAGCTATAGCAGACGATGAAGAAGGGTCTCAGCTATAGTAGATAAGCCTGAAGCTTGGGGCAGGACTGGATCCTGATGACGTCAGACGCACGGTAGCCGTGTTGCTGGATGCTCTCAGGGGGGCCGGCACGCTCTGTCCCATCACACCCAAACAGAAAACACTTCAGTAATCACCATGGAAACCATCACATCCAATCAGAAAACACTTCAGTAATCACCATGGAAACCATCACATCCAATCAGAAAACACTTCAGTAATCACCATGGAAACCATCACATCCAATCAGAAAACACTTCAGTAATCACCATGCAAACCATcacatcaaatcaaaaacacttcagtAATCACATCCAGAAACACTTCAGTTAAGACAACAGATCATTGCACATCAATacgcacaaacaaaaacatccaacaacTAAATCCAAGTATGTCATCACCATGGGAAGACAATACATACAACAAGGACATGACCAGAAAATAACAGGAGAatcagactgacactgacatgaaCCATACGACACCACAACTCCATAAAAACCTGTTCGCCAAAAACAAGACCGAACCAGCCGCTGTGGCACAGTGGTTAGTGTCGCTgtctgacgactgggaggacgcgggttcaatcCCCATCAGGGGTGGAAGAGCTGAGTGCTAtgagctcaaatgggaagactgggaccttACGGTGGATGGTCATCCACTTGACGGATGCTAAAacatcctgaccagcactgcaggtgtctgtgtctcagtctcagcCGTGCTGACGCCGGGATGTGTGTCATGAgaaagtatgatagtcagtcatgtctgacacagaccatcacaacagcagaggaggcaactgctgtcccaaccatctgggctagaatttgattataattgagagtgtcttgcccatgctagatccccactctcggccaagacgtttttaggacaatcggcgttgggatggttcccaaaagacaactagcccccaaggctgcagcactaagagccagtgcaatcttgcctcctagtctgagtcaTAACTGACTAAACTGCAGATGACTTCCCATTGAAATGGAGAAacaactgatcatacagctctcactttgctgctggccaaactgtaagctgaGGTCAATGTGTGATGGGCCTgtgagagtacaaccttgtccAACAGtaccaaacctaaatggacacccgcagcagcatcttcatcaccccatCACTGACATAATCTTcaagttgggtcaacagcaaagtgagaactggatgatcagtggtttctacactgcgatgggaattcatttatagcttagtcttttctgaaggaccATGATTGCTCTGGCTCGAAGAGCCACAGtccttgttggcctttggggaccatcccaacgccggctgtcctaaaacctcttggccgaaagagtggggatgtagcttgggcaagactctctccaccataatcaaattctagcccagacagatCATCATAGAAGCACCGACAACTTTACCTGAACCTAAACGGAACTTTACCTGAACAACGGAACTTTACCTGAACCTAAACAGACCatgacagaagcacagacaactTTACCTGAACCTAAACGGAACTTTACCTGAACCTAAACGGAACTTTACCTGAACCTAAACAGACCatgacagaagcacagacaactTTACCTGAACCTAAACGGAACTTTACCTGAACCTAAACGGAACTTTACCTGAACCTAAACAGACCatgacagaagcacagacaactTTACCTGAACCTAAACGGAACTTTACCTGAACCTAAACGGAACTTTACCTGAACCTAAACGGAACTTTACCTGAACCTAAACGGAACTTTACCTGAACCTAAACAGACcatgacagaaacacagacaacttTACCTGAACCTAAACGGAACTTTACCTGAACCTAAACAGACCatgacagaagcacagacaactTTACCTGAACCTAAACGGAACTTTACCTGAACCTAAACAGACCatgacagaagcacagacaactTTTCCTGAACCTAAACGGAACTTTACCTGAACCTAAACAGACcatgacagaaacacagacaacttTACCTGAACCTAAACGGAAATTTACCTGAACCTAAACAGACcatgacagaaacacagacaacttTACCTGAACCTAAACGGAAATTTACCTGAACCTAAACAGACCatgacagaagcacagacaactTTTCCTGAACCTAAACGGAACTTTACCTGAACCTAAACGGAACTTTACCTGAACCTAAACAGACCatgacagaagcacagacaactTTTCCTGAACCTAAACGGAACTTTACCTGAACCTAAACGGAACTTTACCTGATGAACCTAAACGGAACTTTACCTGAACCTAAACGGAACTTTTCCTGAACCTAAACAGACCATGACAGAAGTACTGACAACTTTACCTGAACCTAAACGGAACTTTAACTGAACCTAAACGGAACTTTAACTGAACCTAAACGGAACTTTACCTGAACCTAAACGGAACTTTAACTGAACCTAAACAGACCATGACAGAAGCACTGACAACTTTACCTGAACCTAAACGGAACTTTAACTGAACCTAAACGGAACTTTACCTGAACCTAAACGGAACTTTAACTGAACCTAAACGGAACTTTAACTGAACCTAAACGGAACTTTACCTGAACCTAAACGGAACTTTACCTGAACCTAAACGGAACTTCACCTGAACCAAAAAGGACCATCACAGAAGCACAGACAACTTACCGCGCAGAACTGCCCGAAGGTGGGAGCGAGGACGCTGGGTCCGTTGAAGACCTCCACGTAGTTGTTGACGCAGTCAGCCTGCCCGGGCACTGCCAGGTAGGTGAAGTTGAGGCGGAGCCTGCGCTGGACCGGCACGGTGATGCGCCAAGTGCACGCCCCCTGCTCGGAATAGTTGCCCGGGAAGTTGGGGCTCGTCACACTGCCGTTGATGCCCGCCTGCACGTCTCCCCCGCACCCCAGGCCTGCAACAtgtcaggcgcaatagccgagtggttaaagcgttggactttcaatctgagggcccacgttcgaatttcggtgacggcgcctggtgggtaaaaggt
Protein-coding regions in this window:
- the LOC143276410 gene encoding uncharacterized protein LOC143276410 gives rise to the protein MSPHYVTRSVGTTKTSTNTPLSPTAGINIHVRTNVPDNHSLPFITSNNICRQTHTHTEADKHTHTHTHTEADKHTHTHTHTQRQTNTHTHTHTHTEADKHTHTHTHTHTEADKHTHTHTHTHRGRHTHTHTHTHTHTHTHTQRQTNTHTHTHTEADKHTHTHTHTHTGRQPHTHTHIQTQTQTHTHRGRQTHTHTHTQRQTNTHTHTHTHTHTEADKHTHTHTQRQTNTHTHTHTHTHTQRQTNTHTHTHTEADKHTHTHTHTHTHTHTHTQRQTNTHTHRHTHTDTYTQTHNPPTHTNTTHTQPDRQTDTHTHITHIERQTNTHRLKTLIVNRR